A DNA window from Halorubrum sp. DM2 contains the following coding sequences:
- a CDS encoding MBL fold metallo-hydrolase, which yields MNADDFPTPDVEVASVEPETLKDRIDAGEDMTLLDARMRSDYEEWRIDGENVTSINVPYFEFLDDEIDDDVLDQIPDDREVTVLCAKGGASEYVAGTLAERGYDIDHLEDGMNGWASIYETVEVTDYDGAGTLLQYQRPSSGCLGYLLYDDGEAAIIDPLRAFTDRYLDDAEDLGVDLQYALDTHVHADHISGVRALDDEGVEGVIPEAAVDRGVTYADELTAAEDGDTFRVGDATIEAVSTPGHTTGMTSYLVDGSLLATGDGLFVESVARPDLEEGDDGAPDAARILYESLQERVLTLPDDTLIGGAHFSDAAEPAADGTYTAPIGDLVEEMDALTMDEQEFVDLILSDMPPRPANYEDIIATNLGQNAVDDEEAFTLELGPNNCAASQESLAGD from the coding sequence ATGAACGCTGACGACTTCCCGACTCCTGACGTCGAAGTCGCGTCGGTCGAGCCGGAAACGCTGAAAGACCGCATCGACGCTGGCGAGGATATGACGCTCCTCGACGCCCGCATGCGATCCGATTACGAGGAGTGGCGTATCGACGGCGAGAACGTCACGTCGATCAACGTCCCGTACTTCGAGTTCCTCGACGACGAGATCGACGACGACGTCCTCGACCAGATCCCCGACGATCGCGAAGTGACTGTCCTGTGTGCGAAGGGCGGAGCCAGCGAGTACGTCGCGGGCACGCTCGCGGAGCGGGGCTACGACATCGACCACCTCGAAGACGGGATGAACGGCTGGGCGAGCATCTACGAGACCGTCGAAGTCACCGACTACGACGGCGCGGGCACGCTCCTCCAGTACCAGCGCCCCTCCTCGGGCTGTCTCGGCTACCTTCTCTACGACGACGGCGAAGCCGCGATCATCGACCCGCTGCGCGCGTTCACCGACCGCTACCTGGACGATGCTGAAGACCTCGGTGTCGACCTCCAGTACGCGCTGGACACCCACGTCCACGCCGACCACATCTCGGGCGTGCGTGCCCTCGACGACGAGGGTGTCGAGGGCGTCATCCCCGAGGCGGCCGTCGACCGCGGCGTCACGTACGCGGACGAGCTGACCGCGGCCGAGGACGGTGACACCTTCCGGGTCGGCGACGCCACAATCGAGGCCGTCTCCACGCCCGGCCACACCACCGGGATGACCTCGTATCTCGTCGACGGCAGCCTGCTCGCGACCGGTGACGGGCTGTTCGTCGAGAGCGTCGCTCGCCCCGACCTCGAAGAGGGCGACGACGGCGCGCCGGATGCGGCCCGCATACTCTATGAGTCCCTCCAAGAGCGCGTGCTGACGCTGCCCGACGACACGCTGATCGGGGGCGCACACTTCAGCGACGCCGCCGAGCCAGCCGCGGACGGGACCTACACGGCCCCTATCGGCGACCTCGTCGAGGAGATGGACGCGCTCACGATGGACGAACAGGAGTTCGTCGACCTGATCCTCTCGGACATGCCGCCGCGGCCGGCCAACTACGAGGACATCATCGCGACGAACCTCGGGCAGAACGCCGTCGACGACGAGGAAGCGTTCACGCTCGAACTCGGCCCCAACAACTGCGCGGCGAGCCAGGAGTCGCTCGCGGGTGACTAA
- a CDS encoding sulfurtransferase TusA family protein — MSAEYDIAETLDVKGASCPMPVVKTKGAIDDLAAGEVLKVLATDPGSMSDIDGWAAGTEGVELVDQEEGDDVYKHYVRKTE, encoded by the coding sequence ATGAGTGCTGAATACGACATCGCGGAGACGCTCGACGTGAAAGGCGCATCGTGCCCGATGCCTGTGGTGAAGACGAAAGGCGCTATCGACGACCTCGCGGCCGGCGAGGTCCTCAAAGTGTTGGCCACCGATCCGGGCAGCATGAGCGACATCGACGGCTGGGCGGCCGGCACTGAGGGCGTCGAGCTCGTTGATCAGGAAGAGGGCGACGACGTGTACAAACACTACGTGCGCAAGACGGAGTAA
- a CDS encoding DsrE/DsrF/DrsH-like family protein produces MSTDTPDASADDAPSRAELAARVDELEDALAEATSDDDGKKMSIIATKGTLDMAYPPLILASTAAAFGYEVTVFHTFWGLEILHEERSKNLKLSSVGNPNMPVPNAVAALPGMDRVTTKMMERKIADNDTATIEELIETSLDMGVEFQACQMTIDLMDYDESEFYDGVTTGVGAATALQDMADADIQLLV; encoded by the coding sequence ATGAGCACGGACACACCCGACGCGTCGGCCGATGACGCGCCCTCGCGTGCGGAGCTGGCCGCCCGCGTCGACGAACTGGAGGACGCGCTCGCAGAAGCCACCAGTGACGACGACGGCAAGAAGATGAGCATCATCGCGACGAAGGGGACGCTGGACATGGCGTATCCCCCACTCATCCTCGCCAGCACCGCCGCCGCCTTCGGCTACGAGGTGACCGTCTTCCACACGTTCTGGGGGCTGGAGATCCTCCACGAGGAGCGCTCGAAGAACCTCAAGCTCAGCTCTGTCGGCAACCCCAACATGCCCGTGCCGAACGCCGTCGCGGCGCTCCCGGGCATGGACCGCGTGACGACGAAGATGATGGAGAGGAAAATCGCGGATAACGACACTGCCACCATCGAGGAGCTCATCGAGACGAGCCTCGACATGGGCGTGGAGTTCCAGGCCTGTCAGATGACCATCGACCTGATGGATTACGACGAAAGCGAATTCTACGACGGCGTCACCACGGGCGTCGGCGCGGCGACAGCCCTCCAAGACATGGCCGACGCCGACATCCAGCTCTTGGTCTAA
- a CDS encoding GAF domain-containing protein: MSPHPDAIRVLHVDDDPDLAELAATYLEREDDRIDVETATDATEGLDRVADGDVDCVVSDYNMPGRNGIEFLETVREERPELPFILYTGKGSEEVASDAIASGVTDYLQKESGTGQYAVLANRVTNAVEQYRTGQRAAELDRIRTLASEINKAIVRADSRAAVERRVCEIISDSDPYRFAWIGEVDAETNRVEPHVSAGVERGYLDGITITTDERPTGRGPAGTAIRERRVAVSQDVAEDPDFEPWQSAAVERGFRSVAALPLEYQDTLYGALAVYADRPNAFDATERDLLDELGDDIAHVIHSFEVRESLREERDFIEQALDALNDIFYVIDADGTFRRWNDHLAETTGYMDEELGEIRATDLFPEENRDRISAAIEDVFETSGTTDESALLTADGERIPYEFTGSRLTDRDGDLIGLIGIGRDLTERKRRERRLARLVDNLPGMVYRCANEPGWPMEDVRGEVTELTGYHPSDLEGHAGVYGDRVVHPDDREAVWESIQDAVDEREPFEITYRIRTEAGETKWVWERGQGVYSADGDVGALEGFVTDITRQEEHKRAINALHGTARSVMRAETADRAAEIAVDTVNDVLDMPACAVHLYDEGDRALVPVAWTDLTEELVGEPPVFELGEGLAGRAFESGEPVIYGDLSEVSEPFNPDTPIRSEIILPLDDHGVLLIGSTERDAFDDVDVSLAETVAAHTTTALDRIERERELERQNARLDEFASIVSHDLRNPLNAAEGHLDLARSERDDEHFDAVARAHGRIGSLVDDILTLAREGAAVTESEPVELADLVGDCWENVDTGGATLAIDVDSAVIADRSRLAQLFENLIRNSVEHSSTGSRTPSGDSVERGSTSSRAGPDDSVEHGGDDLTVTVGDLETGFYVADDGPGIPEDERERIFDAGYSTRDDGTGFGLAIVEEVAEAHGCDVRVTESEAGGARFEVTGFEPVE, translated from the coding sequence ATGAGTCCACACCCAGACGCGATCCGCGTTCTCCACGTCGACGACGATCCGGACCTCGCGGAGCTCGCCGCGACCTACCTCGAACGCGAGGACGACCGGATCGACGTCGAGACCGCGACGGACGCGACCGAGGGTCTCGACCGCGTCGCCGACGGCGATGTCGACTGCGTGGTCTCCGACTACAACATGCCCGGTCGGAACGGAATCGAGTTCCTCGAAACCGTCCGCGAGGAACGACCGGAGCTCCCCTTCATCCTCTACACGGGCAAGGGCAGCGAGGAGGTCGCCAGCGACGCGATCGCGTCCGGGGTCACGGACTACCTCCAGAAGGAGAGCGGGACCGGGCAGTACGCCGTCCTCGCGAACCGGGTCACGAACGCGGTCGAACAGTACCGGACGGGCCAGCGGGCCGCCGAACTCGACCGGATCCGCACGCTCGCCAGCGAGATCAACAAGGCGATCGTGCGCGCCGACTCGCGGGCCGCGGTCGAGCGCCGCGTCTGCGAGATCATCAGCGACTCCGACCCCTACCGCTTCGCGTGGATCGGCGAGGTCGACGCCGAAACGAACCGAGTCGAACCCCACGTGTCCGCGGGCGTCGAGCGCGGCTACCTAGACGGGATCACGATCACGACCGACGAGCGCCCGACCGGACGGGGACCCGCCGGCACGGCGATACGCGAACGGCGGGTCGCCGTCTCGCAGGACGTCGCCGAGGATCCCGACTTCGAACCGTGGCAGTCAGCGGCGGTCGAACGGGGGTTTCGGTCGGTGGCCGCACTTCCGCTTGAGTATCAGGACACGCTGTACGGCGCGCTCGCCGTCTACGCCGACCGCCCGAACGCCTTCGACGCGACCGAACGCGACCTGCTCGACGAACTCGGCGACGACATCGCTCACGTCATCCACTCGTTCGAGGTCCGAGAGAGCCTCCGCGAGGAGCGCGACTTCATCGAACAGGCACTCGACGCACTCAACGACATCTTCTACGTCATCGACGCCGACGGGACGTTCCGTCGGTGGAACGACCACCTCGCGGAGACCACCGGCTACATGGACGAGGAACTCGGGGAGATACGGGCGACCGACCTCTTCCCAGAGGAGAATCGGGACCGGATCTCCGCTGCGATAGAGGACGTGTTCGAGACGAGCGGAACGACCGACGAATCCGCGCTGCTGACGGCGGACGGCGAACGCATCCCTTACGAGTTCACCGGATCGCGACTGACCGACCGCGACGGCGATCTGATCGGACTCATCGGAATCGGCCGAGATCTCACGGAGCGCAAACGGCGCGAGCGACGGTTGGCGCGGCTCGTCGACAACCTGCCGGGGATGGTCTATCGATGTGCGAACGAGCCCGGGTGGCCCATGGAGGACGTCAGGGGAGAGGTGACGGAGCTGACGGGGTATCATCCCTCCGACTTGGAGGGCCACGCGGGCGTGTACGGCGACCGGGTCGTCCATCCCGACGACCGAGAGGCGGTGTGGGAGTCGATACAGGACGCGGTCGACGAGCGCGAGCCGTTCGAGATCACCTACCGGATCCGCACCGAGGCCGGGGAGACGAAGTGGGTCTGGGAACGCGGTCAGGGGGTGTATTCCGCCGACGGCGACGTGGGGGCGTTAGAGGGGTTCGTGACCGACATTACCAGACAGGAGGAACACAAGCGGGCCATCAACGCGTTACACGGGACCGCGCGGTCGGTAATGCGGGCCGAGACGGCCGATCGGGCCGCCGAAATCGCCGTCGACACCGTCAACGACGTCCTCGATATGCCGGCGTGCGCCGTCCACCTCTACGACGAGGGCGACCGCGCGTTAGTCCCGGTCGCGTGGACGGACCTGACCGAGGAACTCGTCGGCGAACCGCCGGTGTTCGAACTCGGTGAGGGGCTCGCAGGCAGGGCGTTCGAGTCGGGGGAGCCGGTGATCTACGGCGACCTCTCGGAGGTTTCGGAGCCGTTCAACCCGGACACGCCGATCCGGAGCGAGATCATCCTCCCGCTCGACGACCACGGCGTGCTCCTGATCGGGTCGACCGAACGCGACGCGTTCGACGACGTCGACGTGTCGCTCGCGGAGACCGTCGCGGCGCACACGACGACCGCGCTCGACCGCATCGAGCGCGAACGGGAACTCGAGCGCCAGAACGCGCGGTTAGACGAGTTCGCCAGTATCGTCTCCCACGACCTGCGGAACCCCCTGAACGCGGCCGAGGGACACCTCGACCTGGCCCGGTCGGAGCGCGACGACGAACACTTCGACGCGGTCGCGAGGGCGCACGGCCGGATCGGGTCGCTCGTCGACGATATCCTGACGCTCGCGCGCGAGGGCGCGGCGGTGACCGAGTCCGAACCCGTCGAGTTGGCCGATCTCGTCGGGGACTGCTGGGAGAACGTCGACACCGGCGGGGCGACGCTCGCGATCGATGTCGACTCCGCCGTCATCGCGGATCGGAGCCGGCTCGCACAGCTGTTCGAGAACCTGATCCGGAACAGCGTCGAGCATAGCTCGACGGGCAGCCGGACTCCGTCCGGCGACAGCGTGGAACGCGGTTCCACGAGCAGTCGGGCAGGGCCCGACGATAGTGTAGAACACGGCGGCGACGACCTGACAGTCACGGTCGGCGACTTGGAGACCGGATTCTACGTGGCGGACGACGGTCCCGGAATCCCCGAGGACGAGCGCGAGCGGATCTTCGACGCCGGGTACTCGACGCGCGACGACGGGACCGGGTTCGGGCTCGCTATCGTCGAGGAGGTCGCCGAGGCGCACGGCTGTGACGTCCGAGTCACCGAGAGCGAGGCCGGCGGTGCGCGCTTCGAAGTCACGGGGTTCGAGCCGGTCGAGTAG
- a CDS encoding sulfurtransferase yields the protein MPEDVLVTADWVEERLDEFQDDDSDHRLVEINNPTVTDESEYTPYEEGHIPGALNFEWDAVFTDETERDIVSKENFAARNGEGGVDADTTVVVYGGGRVPNWFALFGYWIYKYYGHDDIRVIDGGKGYWVANDYPLSTEEPDFTPREYEARGPFESVRAYKDDIDKAIEEGIPMVDVRSPEEFSGEVIAPEGLNETAQRGGHIPGASNVPIGTTLNEDGTFKSADELRELYGDAGVDGDESTITYCRVGERSSIEWFLLHELLGYDDVRNYDGSWTEWGNLVGAPIETGE from the coding sequence ATGCCCGAAGACGTACTCGTCACGGCGGACTGGGTCGAAGAGCGCCTCGACGAATTCCAAGACGACGATTCCGACCACCGGCTCGTCGAGATCAACAACCCGACCGTCACCGACGAGTCGGAGTACACCCCCTACGAGGAGGGGCACATTCCCGGCGCGCTCAACTTCGAGTGGGACGCGGTGTTCACCGACGAGACGGAGCGCGACATCGTCTCGAAGGAGAACTTCGCGGCGCGAAACGGCGAGGGCGGCGTCGACGCCGACACGACGGTCGTCGTGTACGGCGGCGGCCGCGTCCCGAACTGGTTCGCGCTGTTCGGCTACTGGATCTACAAGTACTACGGTCACGACGACATCCGCGTGATCGACGGCGGGAAGGGCTACTGGGTCGCCAACGACTACCCGCTCTCGACCGAGGAGCCGGACTTCACGCCGCGCGAGTACGAGGCCCGCGGTCCCTTCGAGAGCGTCCGCGCCTACAAGGACGACATCGACAAGGCGATCGAGGAGGGGATCCCGATGGTCGACGTGCGCTCCCCCGAGGAGTTCTCCGGCGAGGTCATCGCCCCCGAAGGGCTCAACGAGACGGCCCAGCGCGGCGGTCACATCCCCGGAGCGAGCAACGTCCCGATCGGGACCACGCTGAACGAGGACGGCACGTTCAAGAGCGCCGACGAGCTCCGCGAGCTGTACGGCGACGCCGGCGTCGACGGCGACGAGTCGACGATCACCTACTGCCGTGTCGGCGAGCGCTCGTCGATCGAGTGGTTCCTCCTGCACGAGCTGCTCGGCTACGACGACGTCCGCAACTACGACGGCTCGTGGACCGAGTGGGGCAACCTCGTCGGCGCGCCGATCGAGACGGGCGAGTAG
- a CDS encoding universal stress protein has product MSYLVATDGSTESDEAVRYAARQAVAFYETLEIAHVLTPDSELVDGTIILPGEEAAVEAGQGVLENARAVAEEAVGDESIDVETQLLTGRPADAITEYAADGAVDAIYVGHRGLSEEREQVVGSVAKSVVDKADVPVTVIR; this is encoded by the coding sequence ATGAGCTACCTCGTTGCGACCGACGGGTCGACGGAGAGCGACGAAGCCGTCCGATACGCGGCGCGGCAGGCGGTCGCGTTCTACGAGACGCTCGAGATCGCCCACGTGCTGACCCCGGACTCGGAGCTGGTCGACGGGACGATCATCCTCCCGGGCGAGGAGGCCGCGGTCGAGGCGGGACAGGGGGTCTTGGAGAACGCCCGCGCCGTCGCCGAGGAGGCCGTCGGCGACGAGTCGATCGACGTGGAGACCCAGCTCCTCACCGGTCGCCCCGCCGACGCGATCACGGAGTACGCGGCCGACGGGGCCGTCGACGCGATCTACGTCGGCCACCGGGGGCTGAGCGAGGAGCGCGAGCAGGTGGTCGGCAGCGTCGCGAAGAGCGTCGTCGACAAGGCCGACGTGCCCGTGACGGTGATCCGGTAG
- a CDS encoding Gfo/Idh/MocA family oxidoreductase, whose amino-acid sequence MIQIGIVGCGVIGNRLADAIADHDRYELAAACDLDADRAEELAADHGTDRTATTTDHETLVGIDELDAVYVGVPPLAHREVVADALAADRHVICEKPIAADAETGRELAALEAETDRVTAVNLPFRYTPGFVRLRELVAAGEIGDPRRVELRFRFPEWPREWQDVAWLESRAQGGPLREVGTHFLFGVQELFGPIETVSADVGYSGPDTYEDDVVGTFRADGVRGTIDLLCDHEGDEENAITVVGDEASLSLTEWYRLVRDRGREGETTLVDERGDTVADLLTEFASAVDGDGGDLVSFAEATRVQEALDAVHASEGDRVRPGADGGGAP is encoded by the coding sequence GTGATCCAGATCGGGATCGTCGGCTGCGGCGTGATCGGGAACCGACTCGCCGACGCGATAGCCGACCACGACCGGTACGAACTGGCGGCGGCCTGCGACCTCGACGCGGACCGCGCCGAGGAGCTCGCGGCCGACCACGGTACCGACCGCACCGCGACGACGACCGACCACGAGACGCTCGTCGGTATCGACGAGCTCGACGCCGTCTACGTCGGGGTCCCGCCGCTCGCCCACCGGGAGGTGGTCGCCGACGCGCTCGCGGCCGACAGGCACGTGATCTGCGAGAAGCCGATCGCGGCCGACGCGGAGACGGGCCGCGAGCTGGCGGCGCTCGAAGCGGAGACGGACCGCGTCACGGCCGTGAACCTCCCGTTCCGCTACACGCCGGGGTTCGTCCGGCTGCGGGAGCTGGTCGCGGCGGGCGAAATCGGCGACCCGCGCCGGGTCGAACTCCGGTTCCGGTTCCCCGAGTGGCCCCGCGAGTGGCAGGACGTGGCGTGGCTGGAGTCGCGCGCGCAGGGCGGCCCGCTGCGCGAGGTCGGGACGCATTTCCTTTTCGGGGTTCAGGAGCTGTTCGGTCCGATCGAGACCGTCTCCGCGGATGTCGGCTACTCGGGGCCGGACACGTACGAGGACGACGTGGTCGGCACGTTCCGAGCCGACGGCGTCCGCGGGACGATCGACCTGCTCTGCGACCACGAGGGCGACGAGGAGAACGCGATCACCGTCGTCGGCGACGAGGCGTCGCTGTCGCTGACGGAGTGGTACCGGCTCGTGCGCGACCGCGGCCGGGAGGGCGAGACGACGCTCGTCGACGAGCGCGGCGACACGGTCGCGGACCTCCTGACCGAGTTCGCGAGCGCGGTCGACGGCGACGGCGGCGACCTCGTTTCGTTCGCGGAGGCGACGCGCGTTCAGGAGGCACTGGACGCGGTCCACGCCTCCGAGGGCGACCGGGTTCGGCCCGGGGCGGACGGTGGTGGCGCACCGTAG
- a CDS encoding GNAT family N-acetyltransferase, with product MTVDIRPYDRERDAEGLYESKVAFERGLGENTGGDEKAAAYEGKLTDAYRERWLDWVDRCVEDDPRCVTVAVDSRTRAVVGYVFVLPERLAMVWDAAVLNELYVAPEHRGTGVADDLIDAALALAADQDLPLDRLVLDVDPANERAKGFYDRHGLESWGEMVARPLDDA from the coding sequence GTGACCGTCGACATCCGTCCCTACGACCGCGAGCGCGACGCGGAGGGGCTGTACGAGTCGAAGGTCGCCTTCGAGCGCGGCCTCGGCGAGAACACCGGCGGCGACGAGAAGGCGGCCGCCTACGAGGGCAAACTCACGGACGCGTACCGCGAGCGCTGGCTCGACTGGGTCGACCGCTGCGTCGAGGACGACCCCCGGTGCGTGACGGTCGCGGTCGACTCCCGGACCCGAGCGGTGGTCGGCTACGTCTTCGTCCTCCCCGAGCGACTGGCGATGGTCTGGGACGCCGCGGTCCTGAACGAGCTGTACGTCGCGCCCGAACACCGCGGGACCGGCGTCGCGGACGACCTGATCGACGCGGCGCTCGCGCTCGCGGCCGACCAAGACCTCCCGCTCGACCGGCTGGTCCTCGACGTCGACCCCGCGAACGAGCGCGCGAAGGGGTTCTACGACCGCCACGGCCTCGAGTCGTGGGGCGAGATGGTCGCGCGACCGCTGGACGACGCCTGA
- a CDS encoding TIGR00300 family protein: protein MTRSRTVELEGHIIDSGTMQRCFGAVMDLGGSFDVEQFDVGKHETEESYCRLTVSADDTETLRAILHELHQNGAVLEDPSEVNLVAAPADKVVPPNFYSTTNHPTEVLYGGEWIAVERIEMDCALVVEPEPAADAGEGNRADASGDDETDGGPRAYTKTLNAVEEGDLVATDESGIRVNPPERPRSGGGAFGFMQGGVSAERPSESTIREVAAELRAVKEDGGNVMVVAGPAVIHSGAGNALADLVAAGYVDALSAGNGFATHDLERSIYGTSLGMDVETLEHPRKGHKHHIWTISEIIRAGGIEAAVEEGIVTEGVMYECVENDVDTVLAGSIRDDGPLPDTITDAVEAQNAIREQAHEADLVIMLATLLHSVAVGNCLPSTTKTVCVDINPATVTQLLDRGSAQAIGMVTDIGTFVPTLAEFVLEEAGSAEGHAEGGDA, encoded by the coding sequence ATGACCCGCTCGCGGACCGTCGAACTCGAGGGACACATCATCGACAGCGGTACGATGCAGCGCTGCTTCGGTGCGGTGATGGACCTCGGCGGATCGTTCGACGTCGAGCAGTTCGACGTCGGGAAACACGAGACGGAGGAGTCGTACTGCCGGCTGACCGTCTCCGCCGACGACACCGAGACGCTGCGGGCGATCCTCCACGAACTCCACCAGAACGGGGCGGTGCTGGAGGACCCCTCGGAGGTGAACCTCGTCGCCGCGCCCGCGGACAAGGTGGTCCCGCCGAACTTCTACTCCACCACGAACCACCCGACTGAGGTGCTGTACGGCGGCGAGTGGATCGCGGTCGAGCGGATCGAGATGGACTGCGCGCTGGTGGTCGAACCCGAGCCGGCAGCGGACGCCGGCGAGGGGAACCGAGCGGACGCCTCGGGCGACGACGAGACCGACGGCGGTCCGCGCGCGTACACCAAGACGCTCAACGCGGTCGAGGAGGGGGACCTCGTCGCGACCGACGAGTCCGGGATCCGGGTGAACCCGCCGGAGCGCCCGCGGAGCGGCGGCGGCGCGTTCGGCTTCATGCAGGGCGGCGTCTCCGCCGAGCGCCCCTCCGAGTCGACGATCCGCGAGGTCGCCGCGGAACTGCGCGCGGTGAAAGAAGACGGGGGCAACGTGATGGTCGTCGCCGGCCCCGCGGTGATCCACTCGGGGGCTGGCAACGCGCTCGCCGACTTGGTCGCAGCGGGCTACGTGGACGCGCTCTCGGCGGGCAACGGGTTCGCCACCCACGACCTCGAACGCTCCATCTACGGCACGTCGCTCGGGATGGACGTGGAGACGCTCGAACACCCCCGGAAGGGCCACAAACACCACATCTGGACCATCTCGGAGATTATCCGGGCGGGCGGGATCGAGGCCGCCGTCGAGGAGGGGATCGTCACGGAGGGAGTGATGTACGAGTGCGTTGAAAACGACGTAGACACCGTCCTCGCGGGGTCGATCCGCGACGACGGGCCGCTCCCGGACACGATCACCGACGCGGTGGAAGCGCAGAACGCGATCCGCGAGCAGGCCCACGAGGCCGACCTCGTGATCATGCTCGCCACGCTGCTCCACTCGGTCGCGGTCGGGAACTGCCTCCCGTCGACGACGAAGACCGTCTGCGTCGACATCAACCCCGCCACCGTCACCCAACTGCTCGACCGCGGCTCCGCGCAGGCGATCGGGATGGTCACCGACATCGGGACGTTCGTTCCGACGCTCGCGGAGTTCGTGCTGGAGGAGGCGGGGAGTGCGGAGGGCCACGCGGAAGGAGGTGACGCGTGA